In Pseudoduganella albidiflava, a single window of DNA contains:
- the dcd gene encoding dCTP deaminase, whose product MTIKSDKWIRRMAESTGMIEPFEPGQVRAVDGRKVISFGTSSYGYDIRCADEFKIFTNINSTIVDPKNFDSNSFVDVKSDVCIIPPNSFALARTIEYFRIPRDVLTVCLGKSTYARCGIIVNVTPFEPEWEGYVTLEFSNTTPLPAKIYAGEGCAQVLFFQSDEECETSYKDRNGKYQGQHGVTLPKA is encoded by the coding sequence ATGACGATTAAAAGCGACAAATGGATCCGCCGGATGGCGGAATCGACCGGAATGATCGAACCCTTCGAGCCCGGCCAGGTCCGGGCCGTGGACGGCCGCAAGGTGATCTCGTTCGGCACGTCGTCGTACGGCTACGATATCCGCTGCGCCGACGAGTTCAAGATCTTCACGAACATCAACAGCACGATCGTCGACCCGAAGAACTTCGATTCGAATTCCTTCGTCGACGTGAAGAGCGATGTCTGCATCATCCCGCCGAATTCGTTCGCGCTGGCCCGCACCATCGAATACTTCCGCATCCCCCGCGATGTGCTGACCGTCTGCCTCGGCAAGTCGACCTATGCGCGCTGCGGCATCATCGTCAACGTCACGCCGTTCGAGCCGGAATGGGAAGGCTACGTGACGCTGGAGTTCTCCAACACCACGCCGCTGCCCGCCAAGATCTACGCCGGCGAAGGCTGCGCCCAGGTGCTGTTCTTCCAGAGCGACGAGGAATGCGAGACCTCGTACAAGGACCGCAACGGCAAGTACCAGGGCCAGCACGGCGTGACGCTGCCGAAGGCCTGA
- a CDS encoding alpha/beta hydrolase yields MKPILHFAHANSYPAGTYRQLFAQLGREFDVGALDMHAHNPAFPVRDGWHELVDELIAELVARYHGEPAILVGHSLGGMLSLMAAAQRPDLARCVVLLDSPVVAGWRALAWRLIKRFNAEDRYSPARLSARRRNVWPSEADALRHFASKELFAAWAPGVLQDYLAAGLAPHPDGVQLRFSREVETAVYRTLPHHVGRLVAGEFPVPVGYLAGRISVENRQAGLAATKALVGRHFQMMPGGHLFPMEFPVLTAQAIRDMACDLLGAGLPLCADARHG; encoded by the coding sequence ATGAAACCGATCCTGCATTTCGCCCACGCCAACAGTTACCCCGCCGGAACCTATCGCCAGCTGTTCGCCCAGCTCGGCAGGGAGTTCGACGTCGGCGCGCTGGACATGCATGCCCACAATCCCGCGTTTCCCGTGCGGGACGGCTGGCATGAACTGGTGGACGAGCTGATCGCCGAACTGGTGGCCCGCTACCACGGCGAGCCGGCGATCCTGGTCGGCCATTCGCTGGGCGGGATGCTGAGCCTGATGGCGGCGGCGCAGCGGCCGGACCTGGCGCGCTGCGTGGTGCTGCTCGATTCGCCCGTCGTGGCGGGCTGGCGCGCGCTGGCCTGGCGGCTCATCAAGCGGTTCAACGCGGAAGACCGCTATTCGCCGGCGCGGCTGTCCGCCCGGCGCCGGAACGTGTGGCCCAGCGAGGCCGATGCGCTGCGCCACTTCGCCAGCAAGGAACTGTTCGCGGCATGGGCACCCGGTGTCCTGCAGGATTACCTGGCCGCCGGGCTGGCGCCGCATCCCGACGGCGTGCAGCTGCGTTTCTCGCGCGAGGTGGAAACGGCGGTCTACCGCACCCTGCCGCACCACGTGGGGCGGCTGGTGGCCGGCGAATTTCCCGTGCCGGTGGGGTACCTGGCCGGGCGCATTTCGGTGGAAAACCGGCAGGCCGGCCTGGCCGCCACGAAGGCGCTGGTGGGCCGCCATTTCCAGATGATGCCGGGCGGGCACCTGTTCCCGATGGAGTTTCCCGTGCTGACGGCCCAGGCGATCCGCGACATGGCGTGCGACCTGCTGGGTGCCGGATTGCCGCTGTGCGCCGATGCGCGCCATGGCTGA
- a CDS encoding class II aldolase/adducin family protein: protein MDRLSTPGQAALVRPGIASPAEWQTRVDLAACYQLCALHGWDDGIYTHISAAVPGEPGCYLINPFGMRFEEVTASNLVKVDCDGNPVGPSQYTVNRSGFRLHAAVHAARPDAACVLHLHNMAGLAVGMQDDGLLPLSPYALRFHGALAYHDYEGIAMMPDEQARLVRDLGTHQAMLLRHHGTLTVGRTIAEAFVLMETLDRACEAQWRAQAAGVPLRQPPEAICRTAHAQLVGDGAPEGALEWPSLLRRLDAERPRYRT from the coding sequence ATGGACAGACTCTCGACACCCGGCCAGGCGGCACTCGTGCGCCCCGGCATCGCCTCCCCCGCCGAATGGCAAACCCGCGTCGACCTGGCGGCCTGCTACCAGCTGTGCGCGCTGCATGGCTGGGACGACGGCATCTACACGCATATCTCGGCCGCCGTACCGGGCGAACCGGGCTGTTACCTGATCAACCCGTTCGGCATGCGCTTCGAGGAAGTCACGGCGTCGAACCTGGTCAAGGTCGACTGCGACGGCAATCCGGTCGGCCCGTCCCAGTACACGGTCAACCGGTCGGGCTTCCGCCTGCACGCGGCGGTGCACGCGGCGCGCCCGGACGCGGCCTGCGTGCTGCACCTGCATAACATGGCCGGCCTGGCCGTGGGCATGCAGGACGATGGCCTGCTTCCGCTGTCGCCCTACGCGTTGCGGTTCCACGGCGCGCTGGCCTATCACGACTACGAAGGCATCGCGATGATGCCGGACGAGCAGGCGCGCCTGGTGCGCGACCTGGGTACCCACCAGGCCATGCTGCTGCGCCACCACGGCACCCTGACGGTGGGCCGCACCATCGCCGAGGCGTTCGTCCTGATGGAAACCCTGGACCGCGCGTGCGAGGCGCAATGGCGTGCCCAGGCGGCCGGCGTGCCGCTGCGCCAGCCGCCCGAGGCGATCTGCCGGACCGCCCACGCGCAGCTGGTGGGCGACGGCGCTCCCGAAGGCGCGCTCGAATGGCCGTCGCTGCTGCGCCGCCTGGATGCCGAACGCCCCCGCTACCGCACCTGA
- a CDS encoding 4-oxalocrotonate tautomerase → MPTINVQLFEGRTPEEKRAFVQAVTEATVKTLGASPESVDILIHEVKREHWATAGKLWSER, encoded by the coding sequence ATGCCCACCATTAATGTCCAGCTGTTCGAGGGCCGCACGCCGGAAGAAAAACGCGCGTTCGTGCAAGCCGTCACGGAAGCCACCGTGAAAACCCTGGGCGCGTCGCCCGAATCGGTCGACATCCTGATCCACGAGGTTAAGCGCGAGCACTGGGCCACGGCCGGCAAGCTGTGGTCCGAGCGCTAA
- a CDS encoding LysR family transcriptional regulator: protein MIDEEITLKKLEIFLAFMRLSSLARVSEEVGQSIVSVHRALHSLEQGLRCQLFQREGRKLTALPAAFAFASHAQRAVAETEEGIRKVRELAGFNSNRLRIGSLYSLTLRCIPHLLMGLKLRRPDLHIDLTLGSNKDLLQGLVDGRLDAVVIGLQAPSDNAALVAVPLFEDEVRLAAPLQSPYAGMAQVDLKALRSEQFITLGDGFVTSDSFNHAFRQAGFVPETAMRVGDIFSLINLVGSGMGYSLLPARVAEYSGRIELIPLAEPYASHQVITLLLSKSRERDPNLLALAAESRMFGKGGSARA from the coding sequence ATGATCGACGAAGAAATCACCCTGAAAAAACTGGAAATCTTCCTGGCCTTCATGCGCCTGTCCAGCCTTGCGCGGGTCTCGGAAGAGGTCGGGCAAAGCATCGTCAGCGTGCACCGCGCCCTGCATTCGCTGGAACAGGGCCTGCGCTGCCAGCTGTTCCAGCGCGAGGGCCGCAAGCTGACGGCGCTGCCGGCTGCGTTCGCGTTTGCCAGCCACGCGCAGCGGGCGGTGGCGGAGACCGAGGAAGGCATCCGCAAGGTGCGCGAACTGGCCGGGTTCAACAGCAACCGGCTGCGCATCGGCTCGCTGTACTCGCTGACCTTGCGCTGCATCCCGCACCTGCTGATGGGCCTGAAGCTGCGCCGGCCCGACCTGCACATCGACCTGACGCTCGGTTCCAACAAGGACCTGTTGCAGGGCCTGGTCGATGGCCGGCTCGACGCTGTCGTGATCGGCCTGCAGGCGCCATCCGACAACGCCGCCCTGGTCGCGGTGCCGCTGTTCGAGGACGAAGTGCGGCTCGCCGCTCCGCTGCAGTCGCCCTATGCAGGCATGGCGCAAGTCGACCTGAAGGCCCTGCGCAGCGAGCAGTTCATCACGCTGGGCGATGGCTTCGTCACGTCGGACAGTTTCAACCACGCCTTCCGCCAGGCCGGCTTCGTGCCGGAGACGGCGATGCGGGTCGGCGATATCTTCTCGCTGATCAACCTGGTCGGCAGCGGCATGGGCTACAGCCTGCTGCCGGCCCGGGTGGCCGAGTACAGCGGGCGCATCGAACTGATTCCGCTGGCCGAGCCGTATGCCTCCCACCAGGTGATCACCTTGCTGCTGTCGAAGTCGCGCGAGCGGGATCCGAACCTGCTGGCGCTGGCGGCGGAATCGCGGATGTTCGGCAAGGGCGGGTCGGCCCGGGCGTGA
- a CDS encoding PAS domain-containing hybrid sensor histidine kinase/response regulator, producing the protein MDALFTAAFHRSPIGQYLLAPTDKLEIIAVNDAFLGYVGRRREDLLGLPLFEAFAEDPGDAGDTGVGPLGRSIARAIETRAPQTMSAQRYPIGMTRDGKTWFEDRYWSATNTPIFDEAGQLICISHTTIDVTAEVLAQRALRSAREEAMRSARSAEANRAYLASVLRSAPVGIIMLDERGKLLHANPAHEALFGAALPCIDGTLDFAAWHGWAASPGGEGARLRPEEWPLYRALAGQTVDKCLLEVESFGPGRPHRMVLLSAAPIVDAAGKPAGATAIAMDIADRVEAEKALIVADRRKDEFLAMLAHELRNPLAPISAAAALLSLGRRDEKQVEHTLAVIHRQVAHMSALVDELLDVARVTRGLITLDTKPLDMKRVVSQATEQARPALEARRHTLHVRQPQSAAFVTGDEKRLVQVIANLLSNAAKFTPEGGIIEVELAIDERHVRTAVTDNGIGLAADMIEPVFGMFVQGERSPDRKQGGLGIGLALVRSLVELHGGTVHARSAGAGRGTCFTVCLPLADTPQLAAPAHTWVPPPGATALRVLAVDDNEDALAMVEMLLSSLGHRVISLASSRDAVRRAAELQPDVCLLDIGLPDIDGLTLARQLRADPRTRGAWLIGMSGYGQASDRAAAIEAGFDLYFVKPVDVGRLVAALAEVTPRHAEP; encoded by the coding sequence ATGGATGCGCTTTTCACCGCCGCCTTTCACCGCTCGCCGATCGGCCAGTACCTGCTGGCGCCGACCGACAAGCTGGAGATCATCGCCGTCAACGATGCCTTCCTCGGCTACGTCGGGCGTCGCCGCGAGGACCTGCTGGGACTTCCCCTGTTCGAGGCGTTCGCCGAAGACCCCGGCGACGCGGGCGATACCGGTGTCGGCCCGCTCGGGCGCTCCATCGCCAGGGCGATCGAAACCCGCGCGCCGCAGACCATGTCGGCGCAGCGCTATCCGATCGGCATGACCAGGGATGGCAAGACATGGTTCGAGGACCGCTACTGGAGCGCCACCAACACGCCGATCTTCGACGAGGCGGGCCAGCTCATCTGCATCTCGCACACGACCATCGACGTCACGGCCGAAGTGCTGGCGCAACGCGCGCTGCGCAGTGCGCGCGAGGAGGCGATGCGTAGCGCGAGGAGCGCGGAAGCCAACCGCGCCTACCTCGCCTCGGTGCTGCGCTCGGCGCCAGTGGGGATCATCATGCTGGACGAGCGGGGCAAGCTGCTGCACGCCAATCCGGCTCACGAGGCGCTGTTCGGCGCCGCGCTCCCGTGCATCGACGGCACGCTGGACTTCGCCGCCTGGCATGGCTGGGCCGCCAGCCCCGGCGGCGAAGGCGCCAGGCTGCGGCCGGAGGAATGGCCGCTGTACCGCGCGCTGGCGGGGCAGACGGTCGACAAGTGCCTGCTCGAGGTGGAGTCGTTCGGCCCCGGCCGGCCGCACCGCATGGTGCTGCTGTCGGCCGCGCCGATCGTCGACGCGGCCGGCAAGCCGGCCGGCGCCACCGCCATCGCGATGGATATCGCCGACCGGGTCGAGGCGGAAAAGGCGCTGATCGTGGCGGACCGCCGCAAGGACGAGTTCCTGGCCATGCTGGCCCACGAGCTGCGCAATCCGCTGGCACCGATCAGTGCCGCGGCGGCGCTGCTGTCGCTGGGCCGGCGCGACGAAAAGCAGGTGGAGCACACGCTGGCGGTGATCCACCGGCAGGTGGCGCACATGAGCGCCCTCGTCGACGAACTGCTCGACGTGGCGCGCGTGACGCGCGGCCTCATCACGCTCGACACGAAGCCGCTGGACATGAAGCGGGTGGTGTCCCAGGCCACCGAACAGGCCCGGCCCGCGCTGGAAGCGCGCCGCCACACGCTGCACGTGCGCCAGCCGCAGTCCGCGGCTTTCGTGACGGGCGATGAAAAGCGGCTCGTGCAGGTGATCGCCAACCTGCTCAGCAATGCCGCCAAGTTCACGCCCGAAGGCGGCATCATCGAGGTCGAACTGGCCATCGACGAGCGCCATGTGCGCACCGCCGTCACGGACAACGGCATCGGCCTGGCGGCGGACATGATCGAACCCGTGTTCGGCATGTTCGTGCAGGGCGAGCGCAGTCCGGACCGCAAGCAGGGCGGGCTGGGGATCGGCCTGGCCCTGGTGCGCAGCCTGGTGGAACTGCATGGCGGAACCGTGCATGCGCGCAGTGCCGGGGCGGGGCGGGGCACGTGCTTCACCGTGTGCCTGCCGCTGGCGGACACGCCGCAGCTGGCCGCGCCGGCGCACACCTGGGTGCCGCCGCCCGGCGCCACGGCGCTGCGCGTGCTGGCGGTGGACGACAACGAGGATGCGCTGGCCATGGTGGAGATGCTGCTGTCGTCGCTCGGGCACCGGGTGATCAGCCTGGCCAGCTCGCGCGACGCGGTGCGCCGCGCCGCCGAACTGCAGCCCGACGTGTGCCTGCTCGACATCGGCCTGCCGGATATCGACGGCCTCACGCTGGCGCGGCAGCTGCGGGCCGATCCGCGCACCCGCGGCGCGTGGCTGATCGGCATGTCCGGCTACGGCCAGGCCTCCGACCGGGCGGCCGCCATCGAAGCGGGTTTCGATCTGTACTTCGTCAAGCCGGTCGATGTCGGCCGGCTGGTGGCGGCGCTGGCGGAAGTCACGCCACGCCACGCCGAACCCTAG
- a CDS encoding GntR family transcriptional regulator: protein MPPTSLLDAPASPIAPEERMYLDVYDAIMSHRLHAGTKLTEQGLGDIYGLARHHVRRVLARLAADGLVDLERNRGARIASPGAREADDMFELRQVLEAKVMDKLAGRLTEADGRALRDLIARERDAWMRGDRPLWIRLSAEFHIELAKLAGNALLVDALRRLVSRTTLLISNLDNAGQQPCSFDEHAAVVDALQHHDSARAQAQMARHLGQCACRLLARSPARFDLRSALGKA from the coding sequence TTGCCCCCCACATCCCTGCTCGACGCGCCGGCCAGCCCCATCGCGCCGGAAGAACGCATGTACCTCGACGTGTACGACGCGATCATGTCGCACCGCCTGCACGCCGGCACCAAGCTCACCGAGCAGGGCCTGGGCGACATTTATGGCCTGGCGCGGCACCACGTGCGGCGCGTGCTGGCCAGGCTGGCGGCGGACGGCCTGGTCGACCTGGAACGCAATCGCGGCGCCCGCATCGCCAGCCCCGGCGCGCGCGAGGCGGACGACATGTTCGAGCTGCGCCAGGTGCTGGAAGCGAAGGTGATGGACAAGCTGGCCGGCCGGCTCACCGAAGCGGACGGCCGCGCGCTGCGCGACCTGATCGCCCGCGAACGCGATGCCTGGATGCGCGGCGACCGGCCGCTGTGGATCCGGCTGTCGGCCGAGTTCCATATCGAGCTGGCGAAACTGGCCGGCAACGCCTTGCTGGTCGATGCGCTGCGCCGGCTGGTGTCGCGCACCACGCTGCTCATCTCGAATCTCGACAACGCCGGCCAGCAGCCCTGCTCCTTCGACGAGCATGCCGCCGTGGTCGACGCCCTGCAACACCACGACAGCGCCCGCGCCCAGGCACAGATGGCGCGGCACCTCGGCCAGTGCGCCTGCCGGCTGCTGGCGCGGTCCCCGGCCCGCTTCGACCTGCGCAGCGCGCTGGGCAAGGCATGA
- a CDS encoding ABC transporter substrate-binding protein, with product MHFTLRSSRFRQLAASVAVAVLALPALAQDTKIKFQLDWRFEGPSALFLVARSKGYFAQEKLDVTIDAGNGSGNAVNRVASGTYDMGFADLAALMEFTANNPSAPGKPVGVMMVYNDTPAAVLALKKSGIRSPADLKGRKLGAPVFDAGRRAWPILARSNGLDPAAAAWTSMEPALRETMLVRGDVDAITGFTFTSLLNLNARGIKDEDVVVLPYPKYGVRLYGNAIIASDALVKQKPEAVKGFLRAFAKAARDVMANPEAAIKSVKERDGLIDEKLELRRLKLAIATAIATPSAKAEGFGQVSAPRLSLMASQVSDVYATKTRVDPKTVWVSTFLPSAAELNVFPK from the coding sequence ATGCATTTCACTCTCCGCTCATCGCGTTTCCGCCAGCTCGCCGCCAGCGTGGCGGTGGCCGTGCTGGCCCTGCCGGCGCTGGCGCAGGATACGAAGATCAAGTTCCAGCTGGACTGGCGTTTCGAAGGACCGTCCGCGCTGTTCCTGGTCGCCAGGAGCAAGGGCTACTTTGCCCAGGAAAAGCTGGACGTGACGATCGACGCCGGCAACGGCTCCGGCAACGCCGTCAACCGGGTGGCATCGGGCACCTACGACATGGGGTTCGCGGACCTGGCCGCGCTGATGGAATTCACCGCCAACAATCCGTCCGCGCCGGGCAAGCCGGTCGGCGTGATGATGGTCTATAACGACACGCCGGCGGCCGTGCTGGCGCTGAAGAAATCCGGCATCCGCTCGCCGGCCGACCTGAAAGGCAGGAAGCTGGGCGCCCCGGTGTTCGACGCGGGCCGCCGCGCCTGGCCGATCCTGGCTCGCAGCAACGGCCTCGATCCCGCGGCCGCCGCCTGGACCAGCATGGAGCCCGCCCTGCGCGAGACGATGCTGGTGCGCGGCGACGTGGATGCGATCACCGGCTTTACCTTCACCTCGCTGCTCAACCTGAACGCGCGCGGCATCAAGGACGAGGATGTCGTCGTGCTGCCTTACCCGAAGTATGGCGTGCGGCTGTACGGCAATGCCATCATCGCCTCCGACGCGCTGGTGAAGCAGAAGCCCGAGGCGGTCAAGGGCTTCCTGCGCGCCTTCGCCAAGGCCGCGCGCGACGTGATGGCCAATCCGGAAGCGGCGATCAAGAGCGTCAAGGAGCGCGATGGCCTGATCGATGAAAAACTCGAACTGCGCCGCCTCAAGCTGGCCATCGCCACCGCGATCGCCACGCCGAGCGCCAAGGCCGAAGGCTTCGGCCAGGTCTCGGCGCCGCGGCTGTCGCTGATGGCGTCGCAGGTCTCCGACGTGTACGCCACGAAGACGCGGGTCGATCCGAAAACGGTCTGGGTGTCCACCTTCCTGCCGTCCGCGGCCGAACTGAACGTGTTCCCGAAATGA
- a CDS encoding ABC transporter ATP-binding protein has product MTDILAAEKSVADRFVDFRDVFLAYDDSGEYAVEDITLQTRPGEFIAIVGPSGCGKSTFMKLATGLKAPTRGTVHIDGQPVTGPLKIVGMAFQAPTLLPWRTTLDNVLLPLEIVEPYRRTFRKDRAAHVERALALLKTVGLDGYADKYPWQLSGGMQQRASICRALIHEPKMLLLDEPFGALDAFTREELWCVLRDLWTERRFNVILVTHDLREAAFLADTVYVMSKRPGRIVARRDNPLPRPRDIDITYTEPFSALVHELREHIGRVRGT; this is encoded by the coding sequence ATGACCGACATCCTGGCGGCGGAAAAGTCCGTCGCCGATCGTTTCGTCGACTTCCGCGACGTCTTCCTCGCCTACGACGACTCGGGTGAATATGCGGTGGAAGACATCACGCTGCAGACGCGGCCGGGCGAATTCATCGCCATCGTCGGCCCGTCCGGCTGCGGCAAGTCGACCTTCATGAAGCTGGCCACGGGCCTGAAGGCGCCCACCCGCGGCACGGTCCATATCGACGGGCAGCCGGTGACCGGACCGCTGAAGATCGTCGGCATGGCGTTCCAGGCACCCACGCTGCTGCCGTGGCGCACGACGCTGGACAACGTGCTGCTGCCACTGGAAATCGTCGAACCGTACCGCCGCACGTTCCGCAAGGACCGCGCGGCGCATGTGGAACGCGCGCTGGCGCTGCTGAAGACAGTGGGCCTGGACGGCTACGCGGACAAGTACCCGTGGCAGCTGTCCGGCGGCATGCAGCAGCGGGCGTCGATCTGCCGGGCCCTGATCCACGAACCGAAGATGCTGCTGCTGGACGAACCGTTCGGCGCCCTGGACGCTTTTACACGCGAAGAACTGTGGTGCGTGCTGCGCGACCTGTGGACCGAACGCCGCTTCAACGTCATCCTCGTCACGCACGACCTGCGCGAAGCGGCCTTCCTGGCCGATACGGTTTACGTGATGAGCAAGCGGCCGGGCCGCATCGTCGCCCGGCGCGACAACCCGCTGCCGCGGCCGCGCGATATCGACATCACCTACACCGAACCGTTCAGCGCGCTCGTGCACGAGTTGCGCGAGCACATCGGCCGGGTCCGCGGTACCTGA
- a CDS encoding ABC transporter permease: MHRKTIKTFAPWALLAAIVLLWQAACALFDISEFIFPSPYAIAVALVEYAGPIAGHAWQTFWVTMAGFAIAVAVGVAFGVLIGSSPLLYAAAYPLMTAFNALPKAAFVPILVVWFGIGAGPAILTAFLISFFPIMVNIATGLATLEPELEDVLRVLGARRLDVLLKVGLPRSMPYFFASLKVAITLAFVGSTVSEMNAANEGIGYLLVSAGSSMKMPLAFAGLGVIGAMAMAMYELFAIVERRSTAWAHRGAR; the protein is encoded by the coding sequence ATGCACCGTAAAACCATCAAGACCTTCGCCCCGTGGGCCCTGCTCGCCGCCATCGTGCTGCTGTGGCAGGCCGCCTGCGCCCTGTTCGACATTTCCGAGTTCATCTTCCCAAGCCCGTACGCGATCGCCGTCGCGCTGGTCGAGTACGCCGGCCCCATCGCCGGGCATGCCTGGCAAACGTTCTGGGTGACGATGGCGGGCTTCGCCATCGCCGTCGCCGTCGGCGTCGCGTTCGGAGTGCTGATCGGCTCGTCGCCGCTGCTGTACGCGGCCGCCTATCCGCTGATGACCGCCTTCAACGCCTTGCCGAAGGCCGCCTTCGTGCCGATCCTGGTGGTGTGGTTCGGCATCGGCGCCGGCCCGGCGATCCTGACCGCCTTCCTGATCTCGTTCTTCCCGATCATGGTCAACATCGCCACCGGACTGGCCACGCTGGAGCCGGAACTGGAAGACGTGCTGCGGGTACTCGGCGCGCGCCGCCTCGATGTACTGCTGAAAGTCGGCCTGCCGCGCTCGATGCCGTACTTCTTTGCATCGCTGAAGGTGGCCATCACGCTGGCCTTCGTCGGCTCCACGGTGTCGGAAATGAACGCGGCCAACGAAGGCATCGGCTACCTGCTGGTGTCGGCCGGTTCGTCGATGAAGATGCCGCTGGCGTTCGCCGGCCTGGGCGTGATCGGCGCGATGGCGATGGCGATGTACGAACTGTTCGCCATCGTCGAGCGGCGCTCCACGGCCTGGGCGCACCGCGGCGCCCGCTGA
- a CDS encoding glycoside hydrolase family 43 protein, with the protein MAMRIGGKAALAGLLGGTCVALSAMAEAPAQRYKNPVIHADYSDPDVIRVGEEYFLVASSFHFSPGLPVLQSKDLVHWKIAGHVLPALPFHPSYDMVPPYTLTDSISKPVGPGMRYAGGVWAPAIRYHNARFYVYWATPDEGIFMSTADHPAGPWSAPVTVLAGAGYEDPCPFWDDDGKAWLVHSKVGAGPIILHAMTPDGTKLLDAGTTIIEDKVNLPVLEGPKVYKREGWYYIFAPIGGVGTGPQAVLRARTIQGPYEHRTVLHPGNGLAGPHQGGYVETPSGEGWFIHFNSTGAFGRIAHLQPVAWKDGWPVMGEAGLPVRDHAAPRTAARSPDYSLQDSDEFSNGALGLQWSWNHNPDPARWSLAQRPGFLRIEGNRARHLVRARNTLTQILQGPAAEITTRIELGGMAEGQRAGLALFGVRVPWIGVVREGGASYLTYANAGRELRGPALTAGAVVLRASVRADQTVQFSHALREGGPFKEFGPATELAKFSWWKGSRPAVFTYLRSDSDEAKASAPPGQIQRNYIDVDWFRVKVAR; encoded by the coding sequence ATGGCCATGCGGATTGGTGGGAAGGCGGCCCTTGCCGGGCTGCTCGGAGGAACTTGCGTGGCGCTGTCCGCCATGGCGGAGGCGCCCGCGCAGCGCTACAAGAACCCGGTCATCCACGCCGACTACTCCGATCCCGACGTGATCCGCGTCGGCGAGGAGTATTTCCTGGTGGCGTCCAGCTTCCACTTCTCCCCAGGCCTGCCGGTGCTGCAATCGAAGGACCTGGTGCACTGGAAGATCGCCGGCCACGTGCTGCCGGCGCTGCCGTTCCACCCGTCCTACGACATGGTGCCGCCATACACCCTCACCGACAGCATCTCCAAGCCGGTGGGTCCTGGCATGCGCTACGCCGGCGGCGTGTGGGCGCCGGCGATCCGCTATCACAACGCGCGCTTCTACGTGTACTGGGCCACGCCGGATGAAGGCATCTTCATGAGCACCGCCGACCACCCGGCCGGGCCATGGTCGGCGCCGGTGACAGTGCTGGCCGGCGCCGGCTACGAGGATCCCTGCCCGTTCTGGGACGACGACGGCAAGGCCTGGCTGGTACATTCGAAGGTGGGCGCCGGCCCGATCATCCTGCATGCGATGACGCCGGACGGGACGAAGCTGCTCGACGCCGGCACGACGATCATCGAGGACAAGGTCAACCTGCCCGTGCTGGAAGGCCCGAAGGTCTACAAGCGCGAAGGCTGGTACTACATCTTCGCGCCCATCGGCGGGGTGGGCACCGGCCCGCAGGCCGTGCTGCGCGCCCGCACGATCCAGGGGCCGTACGAACACCGCACGGTACTCCATCCCGGCAATGGCCTGGCCGGGCCGCACCAGGGCGGCTACGTGGAAACGCCGTCCGGCGAAGGCTGGTTCATCCACTTCAACAGCACCGGCGCGTTCGGCCGCATCGCGCACCTGCAACCGGTGGCGTGGAAGGATGGCTGGCCGGTGATGGGCGAAGCCGGCTTGCCGGTGCGCGACCATGCGGCGCCGCGCACGGCGGCCCGCTCGCCCGACTATAGCCTGCAGGATTCCGACGAGTTCTCCAACGGTGCGCTCGGCCTGCAATGGTCATGGAACCACAACCCGGACCCGGCGCGCTGGAGCCTCGCGCAGCGCCCGGGCTTCCTGCGCATCGAAGGCAACCGGGCCAGGCACCTGGTCCGCGCGCGCAATACGCTGACGCAGATCCTGCAGGGGCCGGCCGCCGAGATCACCACCCGCATCGAGCTGGGGGGAATGGCGGAAGGCCAGCGCGCCGGCCTGGCGCTGTTCGGCGTCAGGGTGCCGTGGATCGGCGTCGTGCGCGAGGGCGGCGCCAGTTACCTCACGTACGCCAATGCAGGCCGGGAGTTGCGCGGGCCGGCGCTCACGGCCGGCGCCGTCGTCCTGCGCGCCAGCGTGCGTGCCGACCAGACGGTGCAGTTTTCCCATGCGTTGCGGGAAGGCGGGCCATTCAAGGAATTCGGCCCCGCTACCGAGCTGGCGAAGTTCTCGTGGTGGAAAGGCAGCCGGCCAGCGGTGTTTACTTACCTCCGCTCGGACAGTGACGAGGCGAAGGCAAGCGCGCCCCCTGGCCAGATCCAGCGTAATTACATCGACGTGGACTGGTTCCGGGTGAAGGTGGCGAGGTAG